One genomic region from Phragmites australis chromosome 1, lpPhrAust1.1, whole genome shotgun sequence encodes:
- the LOC133919402 gene encoding zinc finger A20 and AN1 domain-containing stress-associated protein 2-like encodes MEQGSKNSGEQPLPCANNCGFFGSAGTGHLCSKCFRDSLRLAEAQASAVVHNASSSSDAASVDPEAAAPATEEMAKGRPKRKNRCAACGRKVGLMGFECRCGRLFCGAHRYSDRHDCAYDYRGAGRDAIARANPVVRADKQADKL; translated from the coding sequence ATGGAGCAAGGGAGCAAGAACAGCGGGGAGCAGCCGCTCCCCTGCGCCAACAACTGCGGCTTCTTCGGCTCAGCCGGCACCGGACACCTCTGCTCCAAGTGCTTCCGCGACAGCCTCCGCCTCGCCGAGGCCCAGGCGTCTGCGGTCGTTCACAACGCCTCGTCTTCGTCGGACGCTGCGTCCGTGGACcccgaggcggcggcgccggcgacggaGGAGATGGCGAAGGGGCGACCAAAGAGAAAGAACCGGTGCGCGGCGTGCGGGAGGAAAGTGGGGCTCATGGGGTTCGAGTGCCGGTGCGGCCGGTTGTTCTGCGGCGCGCACCGCTACTCGGACCGGCACGACTGCGCCTACGACTACAGGGGCGCCGGCCGCGACGCCATCGCCCGCGCCAACCCCGTCGTCAGGGCCGACAAGCAGGCCGACAAGCTCTGA